Proteins encoded within one genomic window of Haladaptatus sp. QDMS2:
- a CDS encoding polysaccharide deacetylase family protein, translating to MLQLTSQGTTPVGGAERVVSAGESSSTDPTFWLCLTHDVDRPYKGYQSLYYALKQRDPYHLQTLLPNVNPYWQFENIMALEESLGVRSAFYFLNEKRLFRDKPPREWLNPKSWQLYAGRYDIHDPAIVNVIRRLDEGGWEVGLHGSYDSYNDFERLKFEKETLEAILGHEIVGGRQHYLNLEIPTTWEYHRELGLKYDASLGSSSEYGFDHGYDVHRPFDDDFVVFPLAYMENAIPDPGVDFEFAWQECKRVLDEAYENRAVMTILWHPMKFAARDFPGQRELYQRIIEYAQALGAWVGPPGELYAQRSARFEAEVAPDRARS from the coding sequence ATGCTACAGTTAACCTCACAGGGGACCACGCCAGTAGGCGGCGCAGAACGGGTGGTGTCTGCGGGCGAATCGTCCTCGACCGACCCCACGTTCTGGCTGTGTCTCACCCACGACGTAGACCGGCCGTACAAGGGCTACCAGTCGCTCTACTACGCGCTCAAACAGCGCGACCCGTACCACCTGCAAACGCTCCTGCCGAACGTCAACCCGTACTGGCAGTTTGAGAACATCATGGCCCTAGAGGAGTCGCTCGGGGTCCGCTCTGCGTTCTACTTCCTGAACGAGAAACGCCTGTTCCGGGACAAACCGCCCCGTGAGTGGCTCAACCCGAAGAGCTGGCAGCTCTACGCCGGGCGCTATGACATCCACGACCCGGCCATCGTCAACGTCATCCGACGGCTCGACGAGGGGGGCTGGGAGGTCGGCCTCCACGGCTCGTACGACTCGTACAACGACTTCGAACGTCTCAAATTCGAAAAGGAGACGCTCGAAGCCATCCTCGGCCACGAAATCGTCGGCGGCCGCCAACACTACCTGAACCTAGAGATTCCAACGACGTGGGAGTACCACCGGGAACTCGGCCTCAAATACGACGCCTCGCTCGGGTCGAGCAGCGAGTACGGGTTCGACCACGGCTACGACGTCCACCGCCCGTTCGACGACGACTTCGTCGTGTTCCCGCTCGCCTACATGGAAAACGCGATTCCCGATCCCGGCGTGGACTTCGAGTTCGCCTGGCAGGAGTGCAAGCGCGTCCTCGACGAAGCGTACGAAAACCGCGCCGTCATGACCATCCTCTGGCACCCGATGAAGTTTGCAGCGCGCGACTTCCCCGGCCAGCGAGAACTCTACCAGCGCATCATCGAGTACGCCCAGGCGCTCGGCGCGTGGGTCGGCCCACCGGGGGAGCTTTATGCGCAGCGCTCGGCGCGATTTGAAGCCGAGGTTGCACCTGACCGGGCGCGGTCATAG
- a CDS encoding glycosyltransferase — protein sequence MIKHTSAQSLSIEKRNRPLRVLNLVTSPSASFFKQQVHALEQRGVDCTDFGVSEMRLMTDDIKETRPPTDYVRFYGSAIKESFGDYDLIHANSGLTAPGAVFQPNLPVVLSLWGSDLMGTFGPISKLCARRADAVIVMSQEMADELGMDCHVIPHGVNTELFRPMDKAVAREQLGWDQDATYVLFPYPASREIKDYPRAKRVVTAAQERLGRDIHLQTVFKVEHENMPLYMNAADVMLLTSKREGSPNATKEALACNLPVVSVDVGDIQQQLGGVGSAVIANTDEELTEGLLALLTADHLPESRQWAIETMSLESMAERIHAVYEQVLEAN from the coding sequence ATGATTAAACACACGTCGGCACAGTCGCTGTCCATCGAAAAGAGAAATCGGCCACTTCGCGTCCTGAACCTCGTGACGAGCCCATCGGCGTCGTTTTTCAAACAGCAGGTTCACGCATTAGAACAACGGGGCGTCGACTGTACGGACTTCGGCGTCTCAGAGATGCGCTTGATGACAGACGATATCAAAGAGACCCGCCCTCCGACCGACTACGTTCGGTTCTACGGCAGCGCGATAAAGGAATCGTTCGGCGATTACGACCTCATTCACGCCAACTCCGGGCTGACCGCACCAGGCGCGGTGTTCCAGCCGAACCTCCCGGTGGTGTTGTCGCTGTGGGGGTCAGACCTGATGGGGACGTTCGGCCCGATCAGCAAACTCTGCGCACGGCGAGCCGATGCTGTCATCGTCATGTCCCAGGAGATGGCCGACGAACTCGGGATGGACTGTCATGTCATCCCCCACGGCGTCAACACCGAGCTGTTTCGCCCGATGGACAAAGCGGTCGCCCGCGAACAACTCGGCTGGGACCAGGACGCGACGTACGTACTCTTTCCCTATCCAGCCTCCCGGGAAATCAAAGACTACCCGCGGGCAAAGCGCGTCGTGACGGCCGCGCAAGAGCGCCTCGGCAGAGACATCCACCTGCAAACCGTGTTCAAAGTCGAACACGAGAATATGCCACTGTACATGAACGCAGCAGATGTGATGTTGCTCACCTCCAAGCGCGAGGGGTCACCGAACGCGACGAAAGAAGCCCTCGCCTGCAACCTGCCCGTCGTCTCGGTGGACGTCGGCGACATCCAGCAGCAACTCGGCGGTGTTGGCTCAGCCGTCATCGCCAACACGGACGAGGAACTCACCGAGGGCCTCCTGGCGCTGTTGACCGCAGACCACCTCCCGGAGAGCAGACAGTGGGCAATCGAGACGATGAGCCTCGAGTCGATGGCCGAACGCATCCACGCCGTCTACGAGCAAGTGCTCGAAGCGAACTGA
- a CDS encoding DUF354 domain-containing protein: protein MNVLFDINHPAHVHLFKHAIWELEADGVNVLVTSRTKEMTTELLDAYDIKHIPLSGRRPGTLGLFAEWAVREVRMLNTARKFNPDVVVGRLNPPLVHVSKLLRAPNVIVMDTEIKSPAIDRAYAVLTHPFIDVYCTPPSIEPPHDGVDHHLMDFQELAYLHPNYFTPDPAALEQFGVDPEETYFVLRFAGWDAFHDVGFTGLSPDGKRELVEYLSAHGKVYITSESPLPEEFAEYQLPIPSHLVHHLLYYADLYVGDSGTMSSEAAILGTPAVRVSSMVSKDSESIFYELEHHYGLMFAYADEVAALAKVKAIVEQPETKTLWREKRDVLLAEKGDVTAQLVELIWKASGQKRPRQIVVESPSGEVTEPQ, encoded by the coding sequence ATGAACGTCCTCTTCGACATCAATCACCCCGCCCACGTACACCTGTTCAAGCACGCCATCTGGGAACTCGAAGCCGATGGCGTCAACGTGCTCGTCACCTCGCGCACTAAGGAGATGACCACGGAACTACTGGACGCCTACGACATCAAGCACATCCCCCTCTCGGGTCGGCGACCCGGAACGCTTGGCCTGTTCGCGGAGTGGGCCGTCCGCGAGGTGCGGATGCTCAACACAGCTCGAAAGTTCAACCCCGACGTCGTCGTCGGCCGGCTGAACCCGCCGCTCGTCCACGTCTCGAAGCTCCTTCGCGCGCCAAACGTCATCGTCATGGACACGGAAATCAAGTCGCCGGCTATCGACCGCGCCTACGCCGTGCTCACCCACCCGTTCATCGACGTGTACTGCACGCCACCGAGCATCGAACCGCCACACGACGGCGTCGACCACCACCTGATGGACTTCCAAGAGCTGGCCTACCTGCACCCGAACTACTTCACGCCCGACCCGGCGGCGTTAGAACAGTTCGGCGTGGACCCGGAGGAGACCTACTTCGTCCTCCGATTCGCCGGTTGGGACGCCTTCCACGACGTGGGCTTTACGGGTCTCTCTCCCGACGGCAAGCGCGAACTCGTCGAGTACCTCTCGGCCCACGGGAAAGTGTACATCACGAGCGAGAGTCCGCTCCCAGAGGAGTTCGCCGAGTATCAACTCCCCATCCCCTCGCATCTCGTCCACCACCTGCTCTACTATGCGGACCTCTACGTGGGTGACTCGGGAACGATGTCTTCTGAAGCTGCCATCCTCGGGACACCCGCCGTTCGCGTGAGTTCGATGGTGAGCAAGGACTCAGAGAGCATCTTCTACGAACTCGAACACCACTACGGTCTCATGTTCGCGTACGCGGACGAGGTGGCCGCACTGGCTAAGGTGAAAGCTATCGTCGAACAACCAGAAACGAAAACACTGTGGCGCGAAAAGCGCGACGTACTGCTCGCCGAGAAAGGCGACGTGACCGCCCAGCTCGTTGAACTCATCTGGAAAGCAAGCGGGCAGAAACGTCCCCGACAAATTGTCGTGGAATCACCGTCCGGAGAAGTTACAGAACCACAATGA